From Coleofasciculus sp. FACHB-T130, a single genomic window includes:
- a CDS encoding CPBP family glutamic-type intramembrane protease → MVNVYMSNVPAIAGLFELSVDAIALTPSLGIVSRLITAASTAPDAKAWLYSAALVLIYTLISLPIGFKFGFLKLDVETSWEMIIGVMARCLLSPAISEELFFRILLLPHPTEKATPTTLWLWGGISLAMFIIYHPLNAVTFYPDGLRTFFNPVFLFLAALLGVICTLAYFQSGSLWMPVAIHWLIVVVWLLLLGGYKTLNS, encoded by the coding sequence ATGGTTAACGTATATATGAGTAATGTGCCAGCTATCGCAGGGCTATTTGAGCTTTCCGTAGATGCGATCGCGCTTACGCCAAGCCTGGGAATTGTCTCTCGCTTAATTACAGCCGCCTCTACAGCTCCTGATGCCAAAGCGTGGCTATATTCTGCTGCTTTGGTACTGATATATACCTTAATTTCACTACCTATTGGATTCAAATTTGGTTTTTTAAAACTTGATGTAGAAACATCCTGGGAAATGATTATTGGTGTAATGGCGCGTTGTCTGTTGTCTCCCGCCATATCTGAAGAGTTATTTTTTCGGATCTTACTACTTCCTCACCCTACAGAAAAAGCTACCCCTACTACTCTATGGCTTTGGGGAGGTATTAGTTTAGCAATGTTTATCATCTACCATCCGCTAAATGCCGTAACTTTCTATCCCGATGGACTCCGAACTTTTTTTAATCCAGTTTTTCTATTCTTGGCAGCACTTCTAGGTGTTATTTGTACTCTTGCCTATTTTCAAAGTGGCTCTCTATGGATGCCCGTGGCAATTCATTGGCTAATTGTGGTGGTTTGGCTACTTCTATTGGGAGGATATAAAACCTTAAACTCGTAG
- a CDS encoding acylphosphatase: MQNSSPPTGQIRAHVIVSGSVQGVGFRFSTLDEAIQLGVNGWVRNLPDGRVEAVFEGSEADVEEVIQWCHKGPPAAVVKAVAVEYETPEGLRGFEMWR; the protein is encoded by the coding sequence ATGCAGAATTCATCACCCCCGACGGGGCAAATCCGCGCCCACGTAATCGTTTCAGGAAGCGTTCAGGGAGTTGGTTTTCGGTTCTCAACGTTGGATGAAGCAATCCAGCTAGGCGTCAACGGTTGGGTGCGGAATCTCCCCGATGGGCGTGTAGAAGCTGTTTTTGAAGGAAGCGAGGCAGATGTTGAAGAGGTAATTCAATGGTGTCACAAAGGGCCACCTGCTGCTGTGGTGAAAGCGGTGGCGGTTGAGTACGAAACGCCAGAAGGATTGCGCGGATTTGAAATGTGGCGATAG
- a CDS encoding DUF2499 domain-containing protein, translating to MHALSIPTWIIHVSSVIEWIAAIWLIWIYGEVTRNRAWWGLSFAMLPALVSAMCACTWHYFDNPKSLEWLVTLQAAMTLLGNFTLLAAAWWIWRSSPVANQKDDAPIISPKSR from the coding sequence ATGCACGCACTCTCAATTCCTACCTGGATTATTCACGTTTCCAGCGTCATCGAGTGGATTGCCGCCATTTGGTTAATCTGGATCTACGGCGAAGTGACTCGCAATCGGGCTTGGTGGGGATTATCCTTTGCCATGCTACCCGCATTAGTTAGTGCCATGTGTGCCTGCACTTGGCACTATTTTGACAACCCAAAATCCTTAGAATGGCTGGTGACGCTTCAGGCGGCGATGACTTTGCTGGGTAACTTCACCCTTTTGGCGGCTGCTTGGTGGATTTGGCGTTCATCACCCGTGGCTAATCAAAAAGACGATGCGCCAATTATCTCTCCAAAATCACGGTAA
- a CDS encoding pyridoxal phosphate-dependent aminotransferase — translation MKLAARVEQVQPSLTLAIAAKAKAMKAEGMDVCSLSAGEPDFDTPTHIKVAAQKALDEGKTKYGPAAGEPKLRQAIAHKLQTDNGLSYMAENVIVTNGGKHSLYNLHMALIEAGDEVIIPAPYWLSYPDMVVLAGGTPVIVQTDASTGYKITPEQLRSSCTERTKLFVLNSPSNPTGIVYTPAELAALAEVVVEKDILVVSDEIYEKIIYDGVQQISIGSLGPEIFERTLISNGFAKAYSMTGWRIGYLAGPVKLIKTMSTIQGHSTSNVCTFAQFGAIAALESSQECVEQMRLAFAERRQVMLERLNAISGLSCAKPDGAFYLFINIGKTGLTSLEFCDALLESQQVAAIPGIAFGADDHIRLSYATDMTSIEKGMDRLDKFVRSLV, via the coding sequence ATGAAGCTGGCAGCACGAGTGGAGCAAGTACAGCCTTCTTTAACATTGGCGATCGCAGCTAAAGCCAAGGCGATGAAGGCGGAAGGAATGGATGTTTGTAGTTTGAGTGCTGGGGAACCGGATTTCGATACCCCGACGCATATCAAAGTCGCTGCCCAAAAAGCGCTAGACGAGGGCAAGACCAAGTACGGGCCAGCGGCGGGGGAACCGAAGTTAAGGCAAGCGATCGCTCACAAGCTACAAACTGATAATGGACTCAGCTACATGGCTGAAAATGTCATCGTTACCAACGGTGGCAAACATTCCCTCTATAACCTGCACATGGCGCTGATTGAGGCGGGGGATGAGGTGATTATCCCCGCTCCCTACTGGCTCAGTTATCCGGATATGGTGGTTCTAGCGGGTGGGACTCCGGTGATTGTGCAGACAGATGCCTCCACCGGCTATAAAATTACGCCGGAGCAACTCCGCTCATCTTGTACCGAACGGACGAAGCTCTTTGTCCTCAATTCCCCTTCTAATCCCACCGGCATCGTCTATACGCCAGCAGAGTTGGCAGCATTGGCAGAGGTGGTGGTGGAGAAAGATATTCTGGTTGTCTCCGATGAGATTTACGAAAAGATTATCTATGATGGAGTGCAACAGATTAGTATTGGTTCGCTGGGACCAGAGATTTTTGAGCGCACCCTCATTAGCAATGGGTTTGCAAAAGCTTACTCAATGACGGGTTGGCGAATTGGTTATCTCGCGGGTCCCGTAAAATTGATTAAAACAATGAGTACCATCCAAGGGCACAGCACCTCGAATGTGTGTACTTTTGCACAATTTGGCGCGATCGCTGCCTTGGAAAGTTCTCAAGAGTGCGTGGAACAAATGCGCCTCGCCTTTGCCGAACGGCGACAGGTAATGTTAGAGCGTCTCAACGCCATTTCTGGACTCAGTTGTGCCAAGCCTGACGGTGCTTTCTATTTGTTCATTAATATCGGCAAGACGGGTTTAACTTCTCTAGAATTCTGTGATGCTTTACTAGAATCTCAGCAAGTTGCTGCCATTCCAGGGATTGCTTTTGGTGCCGATGACCACATCCGTTTATCTTACGCGACGGATATGACCTCGATTGAGAAAGGCATGGACAGATTAGATAAGTTTGTGCGATCGCTAGTTTAG
- a CDS encoding class I fructose-bisphosphate aldolase, producing the protein MTTTLSMPSFLESNLGQEAEDLLTHKAKISKDLLHLPGPDFVDRIFAASDRNPQVLRSLQQLYSTGRLANTGYLSILPVDQGIEHSAGASFAPNPMYFDPENIVKLAIAAGCNAVATTLGVLGMVSRKYAHKIPFILKINHNELLTYPNQFDQIMFASIEQAWNLGATAVGATIYFGSDQSTRQIQEVSQAFELAHEYGMATILWCYLRNNAFKQDKDYHLAGDLTAQANHLGVTIQADIIKQKLPECNNGYAAVAKATGQSYGKTHDRVYTDLTTDHPIDLTRYQVLNCYSGRAGLINSGGASGKNDFAEAIRTAVINKRAGGTGLISGRKTFQRPFEEGVKLFNAIQDVYLSPDVTIA; encoded by the coding sequence ATGACTACTACGCTATCTATGCCCAGTTTTCTAGAGTCGAATCTTGGTCAAGAAGCAGAAGACCTTCTGACTCACAAAGCGAAGATTTCTAAAGATTTACTGCATCTGCCAGGGCCTGATTTCGTAGACCGAATTTTTGCTGCTAGCGATCGCAACCCGCAAGTGCTGCGGAGTCTCCAGCAACTGTATTCAACCGGGCGTTTAGCCAATACTGGATATCTTTCCATCCTGCCAGTAGACCAAGGCATCGAACACTCAGCGGGTGCTTCTTTTGCACCCAACCCGATGTATTTCGATCCTGAGAATATCGTCAAACTCGCGATCGCTGCCGGTTGCAATGCCGTTGCTACCACGCTGGGCGTTTTGGGCATGGTTTCTCGCAAGTATGCCCACAAAATCCCCTTCATTCTCAAGATTAACCACAACGAACTGCTCACTTACCCCAATCAATTCGACCAGATAATGTTTGCCTCTATCGAGCAAGCATGGAATTTGGGGGCAACTGCGGTCGGGGCAACGATTTACTTTGGTTCAGATCAATCTACCCGCCAAATTCAGGAAGTCAGCCAAGCTTTTGAACTCGCCCACGAATATGGGATGGCAACCATCCTTTGGTGCTATCTCCGGAATAACGCTTTTAAGCAAGACAAAGACTATCACCTGGCAGGGGATCTCACGGCTCAGGCAAATCACTTGGGCGTGACCATTCAAGCAGACATCATTAAACAAAAGCTGCCTGAATGCAACAACGGATATGCTGCGGTTGCCAAAGCCACAGGTCAAAGTTACGGCAAAACCCACGATCGAGTTTACACCGACCTGACGACCGACCACCCGATCGATCTCACCCGCTACCAGGTGCTAAATTGCTACTCTGGTCGCGCTGGATTGATTAATTCCGGAGGTGCGTCAGGTAAAAACGACTTTGCCGAAGCAATCCGCACCGCCGTCATTAACAAACGGGCTGGGGGTACTGGATTAATTTCCGGTCGTAAAACCTTCCAGCGTCCGTTTGAGGAAGGAGTGAAGCTATTTAACGCCATCCAAGATGTTTATCTCTCACCAGATGTAACCATTGCTTGA
- a CDS encoding GNAT family N-acetyltransferase, with amino-acid sequence MFKFRIDEEIELKLLEVRHAQEVYALVDSCRTSLREWLPWVDGSKSPEDTKFFIEAALKQFAANNGFHAGIWYQGKMAGAIGCHEIDWENRATSIGYWLGENFQGRGIMIKSCRALVNHTLVELKLNRVEIRAAVENSKSRAIPEKLGFTNEGTLRQACWLYDHFVDLVVYGMLARDWQRLAPQ; translated from the coding sequence ATTTTCAAATTTCGCATCGACGAGGAAATCGAACTCAAATTGCTTGAGGTGCGACACGCACAAGAAGTTTATGCTTTGGTTGATTCTTGTCGCACCTCCCTACGGGAATGGCTTCCCTGGGTTGATGGCTCGAAAAGTCCTGAAGATACCAAGTTTTTCATTGAGGCTGCATTGAAACAATTTGCCGCCAATAATGGATTTCATGCTGGCATTTGGTATCAGGGCAAAATGGCAGGAGCAATTGGATGTCACGAAATTGATTGGGAAAATCGAGCCACTAGCATTGGGTATTGGCTGGGCGAGAATTTCCAAGGACGCGGGATAATGATTAAATCGTGTCGCGCTTTGGTAAATCATACTCTGGTTGAGTTGAAGCTGAACCGAGTTGAAATTCGCGCTGCCGTGGAGAACTCTAAAAGTCGAGCGATTCCAGAGAAACTAGGATTTACCAATGAAGGAACGCTTCGCCAAGCTTGTTGGTTATACGACCATTTTGTAGATTTGGTTGTTTACGGGATGTTGGCACGCGATTGGCAAAGGTTAGCCCCACAATAA
- the ggt gene encoding gamma-glutamyltransferase — translation MYKKTHGVIAAGHQKTAEAGIEMLQLGGNAFDAAAAAILASCVTETALTSAGGGGFLLAHTQDNQNTLFDFFSQTPRQKKSQENLNFYPVAINFGDAVQEFHIGLGSMAVPGNLKGVFHVHQKLGRLPFKVVAEPAIRYAKTGVELNDFTYYCLTILSPMLLGSKEMQQVFSPEGKLVQPGGTVLMSDFADTLTYLSESGIREFYEGEIAQRLVKDCQDYGGYLTLEDLNNYRVIERKPLVMNYRGNTFLTNPPPSSGGILIAFALELLSKVDLTNIEFGSSGHLGILAHVMRLTNEARTDRYDAYTHTEEIAQTFLSSEHLAIYEDQLTEVVNKWGSTTHISVVDSEGNAASVTTSNGEGSSYVIPGTGIMLNNMLGEADLNPHGFHNWEENTRISSMMAPTIVLKNNQPEIVLGSGGSNRIRTAILQVISNIIDFKMDVDAAVNHPRVHWESDIFNLEPGFSEEELKNLMLPGSNELIFWKQKNMFFGGVHSVMENSEGLITGAGDRRRSGVIATC, via the coding sequence ATGTATAAAAAAACTCACGGTGTTATTGCTGCTGGACATCAAAAAACAGCCGAAGCTGGAATTGAGATGCTCCAATTAGGGGGGAACGCATTTGATGCAGCGGCGGCTGCAATCCTAGCCTCTTGCGTTACCGAAACTGCCCTGACATCTGCGGGGGGTGGTGGGTTTCTTTTAGCCCATACTCAGGATAATCAAAATACTTTGTTTGACTTCTTTTCTCAAACGCCACGTCAGAAAAAAAGTCAGGAAAATCTTAACTTTTATCCAGTTGCAATTAATTTTGGCGATGCAGTCCAAGAGTTCCATATTGGGCTTGGTTCAATGGCTGTCCCAGGAAACCTCAAGGGGGTTTTCCACGTTCATCAAAAATTAGGTAGATTACCTTTTAAGGTGGTTGCTGAACCGGCAATCCGTTATGCAAAAACGGGTGTCGAACTAAACGATTTTACCTATTACTGTTTGACAATCCTCAGCCCCATGCTGCTTGGCTCTAAAGAGATGCAGCAGGTTTTTTCCCCAGAGGGGAAACTTGTCCAGCCTGGAGGAACAGTTTTGATGAGTGATTTTGCTGATACGTTAACTTATTTATCTGAAAGTGGAATTAGAGAATTTTACGAGGGTGAAATTGCCCAACGCTTAGTCAAGGATTGCCAAGATTATGGAGGTTATTTAACCTTAGAAGACCTTAATAATTATCGAGTAATCGAGAGAAAGCCTCTGGTGATGAATTACCGGGGGAACACCTTCTTAACCAATCCTCCACCCAGTTCTGGCGGCATTCTGATTGCTTTTGCTTTAGAACTGCTTTCAAAAGTTGATTTAACTAATATAGAGTTTGGCAGTTCTGGCCATTTAGGAATATTAGCTCATGTGATGCGCCTAACCAATGAAGCCAGAACGGATAGATATGACGCTTATACTCATACAGAAGAGATTGCCCAAACTTTCTTATCATCTGAACATTTGGCTATTTATGAAGATCAATTAACTGAAGTTGTCAATAAATGGGGAAGCACTACTCATATCAGTGTGGTTGATAGCGAAGGTAATGCGGCGAGTGTTACCACTTCCAACGGAGAGGGTTCTTCTTATGTGATTCCGGGAACTGGGATTATGCTGAATAATATGCTAGGAGAAGCTGATTTAAATCCGCATGGATTTCATAACTGGGAAGAAAATACGCGGATTTCTTCAATGATGGCTCCGACTATTGTACTTAAGAATAATCAACCAGAGATTGTTTTAGGTTCTGGTGGCTCGAATCGAATTAGAACTGCAATTTTACAAGTTATTTCTAATATTATTGATTTTAAAATGGACGTTGATGCAGCAGTAAATCATCCTCGCGTTCATTGGGAAAGTGATATTTTTAATCTTGAACCTGGCTTTAGCGAAGAAGAACTTAAAAATCTGATGCTTCCAGGTAGTAATGAATTGATTTTTTGGAAACAGAAGAATATGTTTTTTGGTGGCGTTCATAGTGTCATGGAAAATTCGGAAGGATTAATAACCGGCGCTGGCGATCGCCGTAGAAGTGGAGTCATCGCGACCTGCTAA
- a CDS encoding DUF3593 domain-containing protein: MSKETLFALSLFPYLGFLWFLTRSGQMPRLALIGFYMTLVFVGVTIPAGIYAQVAYGESLANVDWLHGGAEVFLTLSNILIVLGFRQAVIQKRQVIK, from the coding sequence ATGTCTAAAGAAACCCTTTTTGCACTCTCTCTATTCCCCTATTTAGGCTTTCTCTGGTTTCTGACGCGAAGCGGGCAGATGCCGCGTTTAGCTTTAATTGGTTTCTACATGACCTTGGTTTTTGTGGGCGTCACAATTCCGGCTGGAATTTATGCCCAAGTTGCCTATGGGGAATCCTTAGCAAATGTCGATTGGCTGCACGGTGGCGCAGAGGTTTTTCTGACGCTTTCTAATATTCTGATTGTGTTGGGATTTCGGCAGGCAGTGATTCAAAAACGCCAAGTCATTAAGTAA
- a CDS encoding adenylate/guanylate cyclase domain-containing protein, whose amino-acid sequence MTLQGSRVDRRTIRQSIAKSLAKIIQLLNKQTILVLTLLLCAGVAGALWNMSHLSSNLIQSQALQNAALYAQAIEEARTLYSSEILKRIEAVPEITITDNYTALEKAIPVPATFLIELSHRLVQKNPGMSVRLYSEYPFRQRQATGGPKDNFEWEALRALRQHPDRPFVRLEKFQGRLSLRYAQADLMKASCVACHNTHPDSPKKDWKVGDVRGILEISSPLDEFMAKTHAGLRGTFVMLALLSLLGLLGIALVIGRLRQTSKELELRVIERTAQLRESNQQLTVEQEKSDNLLLNILPEPIARQLKDGQSNIADGFAEVTILFADLVNFTQLSEKISPKELVWLLNEIFSGFDRLTERHNLEKIKTIGDAYMVVGGLPEPRPDHAEAIAQMAIDMQKEIDQFNAKHHQTLSIRIGINTGPVVAGVIGTKKFIYDLWGDTVNIASRMESHGLPGEIQVTATTYEYLQNRYALEQRGSIHVKGKGEMETYLLKGRKREVSLT is encoded by the coding sequence ATGACGCTGCAAGGCTCCCGTGTAGATAGGCGTACAATTCGCCAGTCAATTGCGAAAAGTCTAGCAAAAATCATTCAACTGCTAAATAAACAGACAATTCTGGTCTTGACACTCCTATTGTGTGCTGGAGTAGCGGGAGCTTTGTGGAATATGTCCCATCTCTCGTCAAACCTAATTCAATCACAAGCACTTCAGAATGCAGCCTTGTATGCCCAAGCGATAGAGGAAGCACGCACTCTCTACAGCTCCGAGATCCTGAAGCGGATAGAAGCAGTTCCTGAAATCACCATTACCGACAACTACACTGCTCTAGAAAAGGCAATTCCCGTACCAGCGACATTCTTGATAGAACTCAGTCACCGCCTCGTTCAAAAAAACCCTGGGATGTCAGTCCGACTTTATAGTGAGTATCCCTTTCGCCAGCGGCAAGCGACAGGTGGCCCCAAAGACAATTTTGAGTGGGAAGCGCTTCGCGCCTTGAGGCAACATCCCGATCGACCCTTTGTTCGCTTGGAGAAGTTTCAAGGGCGTTTGTCATTGCGATATGCACAAGCCGATCTCATGAAGGCTAGCTGCGTTGCTTGCCACAATACTCACCCGGATAGCCCTAAAAAAGACTGGAAAGTAGGGGATGTTCGAGGGATTTTGGAAATCTCCAGTCCTCTGGATGAGTTCATGGCAAAAACTCATGCAGGACTGCGAGGAACTTTCGTAATGTTAGCGCTCCTATCTCTATTGGGGCTGTTAGGAATTGCTCTGGTGATCGGCAGGCTGCGCCAAACTTCCAAGGAGCTAGAGTTGCGCGTCATCGAACGCACGGCGCAATTGCGGGAGTCAAATCAGCAACTGACGGTAGAACAGGAGAAGTCTGACAACTTGTTACTTAATATCTTGCCAGAGCCGATTGCCAGACAACTCAAAGACGGGCAAAGTAACATTGCCGATGGATTTGCTGAAGTGACGATTTTATTTGCCGATCTGGTTAACTTTACTCAGCTTTCAGAAAAGATATCACCGAAAGAACTTGTCTGGTTGCTGAACGAAATTTTCTCCGGGTTCGATCGCCTCACCGAACGGCATAACTTGGAGAAAATCAAGACAATTGGCGATGCCTATATGGTGGTAGGAGGTCTTCCCGAACCCCGACCCGACCATGCAGAAGCGATCGCCCAAATGGCAATCGATATGCAAAAAGAAATTGACCAATTCAACGCCAAACATCATCAAACACTCAGTATCCGCATTGGCATTAATACTGGCCCGGTAGTTGCTGGAGTTATCGGCACTAAAAAGTTCATCTATGACCTTTGGGGGGATACAGTGAACATCGCCAGCCGGATGGAATCCCACGGATTGCCAGGTGAAATTCAAGTAACGGCTACAACTTACGAATACTTACAGAATCGATATGCGTTGGAGCAGAGAGGCTCGATTCATGTCAAAGGCAAAGGAGAAATGGAAACTTACCTTCTAAAAGGGAGAAAGCGTGAGGTTTCCCTTACTTAA
- a CDS encoding 3-deoxy-7-phosphoheptulonate synthase, which yields METQLFNTHIEESHILLTPNEVKSKLPLTDEAEKTVLNFRNEIEDILDGKDSRKFIVVGPCSIHDIKSAEEYAYRLKNLSDRVNDKLLLIMRVYFEKPRTTVGWKGLINDPDMDDSFHIEKGLLTARSLLIKITELGLPAATEALDPIVPQYIGELIAWSAIGARTTESQTHREMASGLSMPVGFKNGTDGSVQVALNALESARKPHHFLGINATGQVSIFKTKGNAYGHIILRGGAKQPNFDAANVKIAEEKLKAANLPPKIVIDCSHGNSNKDYKKQSAVFENVIQQILEGNASIVGMMLESNLYEGNQPIPSQLEELKYGVSVTDKCINWEETERIILAAYEKLK from the coding sequence ATGGAAACTCAATTATTCAACACTCATATTGAAGAATCGCATATTCTCTTAACTCCAAATGAAGTTAAATCAAAATTACCTTTAACAGATGAGGCAGAAAAAACCGTTTTAAACTTTAGAAATGAAATAGAGGATATCCTAGATGGGAAAGATAGTCGAAAATTTATTGTAGTTGGTCCTTGTTCTATCCATGATATAAAGTCGGCTGAAGAATACGCCTATAGGCTAAAAAATCTCTCCGATCGAGTAAACGATAAGCTGCTGCTGATCATGAGAGTGTATTTTGAAAAACCAAGGACTACCGTGGGATGGAAAGGATTAATTAACGATCCGGATATGGATGATTCTTTCCACATAGAAAAGGGTTTATTAACTGCACGGAGTTTATTAATTAAAATAACTGAATTGGGATTACCTGCTGCTACAGAAGCTCTCGATCCTATAGTCCCACAATATATTGGCGAATTGATTGCATGGTCTGCAATTGGGGCACGCACAACCGAATCGCAAACTCACCGCGAAATGGCAAGCGGACTTTCAATGCCAGTAGGTTTTAAAAATGGTACTGATGGTAGCGTTCAAGTCGCTTTAAATGCTCTGGAGTCAGCTAGAAAACCTCACCATTTTCTAGGGATTAATGCAACGGGACAGGTGAGCATTTTTAAAACGAAAGGAAATGCTTACGGTCATATTATTCTACGGGGCGGTGCCAAACAGCCTAACTTTGATGCTGCAAATGTAAAAATTGCGGAGGAAAAATTAAAAGCAGCTAATTTGCCTCCAAAAATTGTCATTGACTGTAGTCACGGAAATTCAAATAAAGACTATAAAAAACAGTCAGCAGTTTTTGAAAATGTTATTCAACAAATATTGGAGGGGAATGCTTCTATCGTTGGCATGATGCTGGAATCAAATTTGTACGAAGGCAATCAACCCATTCCTAGCCAATTAGAAGAATTAAAATACGGTGTTTCGGTAACAGATAAATGTATTAATTGGGAGGAAACAGAAAGAATTATTTTAGCTGCCTACGAGAAGCTAAAGTAA
- the csaB gene encoding polysaccharide pyruvyl transferase CsaB: MGQIRAVLCGYYGQGNAGDEALLASLLQMLPPYVTPIVLSANPKKTRDRYGVESCSRKAFFPVQQALRKSDVFIWGGGSLMQDATSALSPLYYAGLMGLAQKRGLKTIAWAQGIGPLNRNLTRWITRKAIAGCHAVSVRDRASAALLMNWKIPYIQAPDPVWALDSKPVKGLWDLPAPRVAVTLRSHPQLTPARLDNLTRALIDFQKATQTCILLVPFQASQDLAIAQSIQPQLPGASHIFSLKDPRELKGLFQGVEMAIGMRYHSLIMAAAQECRCFALSYDPKVSLLMEELNMPGWDLTQLPDDPNLISQTWLEHYVNGDPLSPHQIQSLVDRALMHRDLLSDALGAK; encoded by the coding sequence ATGGGACAGATTCGAGCGGTTTTGTGCGGATATTATGGGCAAGGCAATGCAGGCGATGAGGCATTGCTGGCATCGCTGCTGCAAATGTTACCGCCTTATGTGACGCCGATTGTGCTTTCTGCGAACCCTAAAAAGACGCGCGATCGCTATGGTGTAGAAAGTTGCTCTCGCAAAGCTTTTTTCCCAGTGCAGCAAGCACTCCGCAAATCGGATGTTTTCATCTGGGGCGGCGGGAGTCTGATGCAAGACGCCACCAGTGCCCTAAGTCCCCTCTACTACGCGGGATTAATGGGATTAGCCCAAAAGCGGGGCTTAAAAACCATTGCTTGGGCGCAGGGAATTGGCCCTTTAAACCGCAATTTGACTCGCTGGATAACGCGAAAAGCGATCGCGGGTTGTCATGCTGTCAGCGTGCGCGATCGCGCCTCTGCTGCCCTACTGATGAATTGGAAAATCCCCTATATCCAGGCCCCAGACCCGGTTTGGGCGTTAGACTCGAAGCCAGTGAAGGGACTGTGGGATTTACCAGCACCCAGAGTCGCCGTCACCTTGCGATCGCATCCCCAACTAACTCCCGCCCGACTTGACAACTTAACTCGCGCCTTAATTGACTTTCAAAAAGCTACTCAGACCTGCATTTTACTGGTGCCATTTCAAGCAAGTCAGGATCTGGCGATCGCTCAGTCAATTCAACCGCAATTACCCGGTGCCAGTCATATTTTTTCTCTCAAAGACCCTAGAGAATTGAAAGGATTATTCCAAGGCGTCGAAATGGCAATCGGGATGCGCTACCACAGCTTAATTATGGCGGCAGCACAAGAATGTCGCTGTTTTGCCCTCAGCTACGACCCCAAAGTTAGCTTGCTGATGGAAGAACTCAATATGCCAGGGTGGGACTTAACTCAATTGCCTGACGACCCCAACTTAATTAGTCAAACTTGGTTAGAACACTACGTCAACGGCGACCCACTCTCACCCCATCAAATACAATCTTTAGTCGATCGGGCACTGATGCATCGGGATTTGTTGAGTGATGCTTTAGGGGCAAAATAG